The following is a genomic window from Chloracidobacterium sp..
GGTGCCCGATTTTGTTATGGAGGAGATCGGCTCTCCTGCGGTCGCGAATGCTCAGGCCGCGGCTGCCTCCAAAGTTAGTAATTTCGAGCTCGAGAATGAGATCGCCGCACTGAAGCTCAAAGTATTCGAGCTGCGAAACGAACGCAACGAGATACAGGAAAAAAGTGATCGCAGGTTGAAGGATTTCGAGAACTTCAAGTATCGCGTTGATCGTGAGCGTCGCGGTGCTTTTATCGATCAGATCGCAAATCTGGGCGTCCAGATGCTCCCGGTACTCGATAATCTTAACCGAGCGCTCGACGTTTCACCGGCTGAGCTAGCCGGAAGAACGCCTGAATTCAAACATCTTTTTGACGGGCTTGTGCTGGTCAATCAGCAGATGAATGAGGTATTTGCCGGCATGGGCGTGATCTCGATCCCGGCTATGGGCGAGCGTTTTGACCCGAATTTTCACGAGGCAGTTGCGATGGAGGAACGCGATGATCTTGAGCCGAACATTATCATCGATGAGATGCTCCGCGGCTACCGCATCGGCAACAGAGTGATCCGCCACTCGATGGTACGAGTTTCGGCCCCAAAGGCCGCTCCCAAGGCCTCCGAAGAAGCATCGGAGGATCTTTCACCTGAAACGGACGTCTCGGAGAGCGAGGCTGCCGAATGATATATCTCACAGAACCCGAAGCAAAAGGATATAGATTATGGGCAAGGTAATAGGAATCGATCTTGGTACAACGAACTGCTGCGTCTCGGTACTCGAAGGCGGAACGGTCCAGATCATCTCAAATAAAGAAGGCGGGCGTACGACGCCGTCGGTCATCGGGTTTACGGACAAAGACGAGCGTCTTGTA
Proteins encoded in this region:
- a CDS encoding nucleotide exchange factor GrpE, which codes for MDPKEQISDPEDPIREIDGDMTSSVEDFIRELEAKERDLHITSDLSIEIADADEDHETVPDFVMEEIGSPAVANAQAAAASKVSNFELENEIAALKLKVFELRNERNEIQEKSDRRLKDFENFKYRVDRERRGAFIDQIANLGVQMLPVLDNLNRALDVSPAELAGRTPEFKHLFDGLVLVNQQMNEVFAGMGVISIPAMGERFDPNFHEAVAMEERDDLEPNIIIDEMLRGYRIGNRVIRHSMVRVSAPKAAPKASEEASEDLSPETDVSESEAAE